The window GCCCGCGAGCCGGCGCGCACCGGCCTCGAGCGCAGCGAGTTCTGCACGGATCGCCGCCATCCGGTTGCGCGGCGCGTCGGCCGCAGCGAGCTCGACCGTCACCGTCGTCGCGAGCCCGAGCGCACCTTCCGCGGCGGCCAGCGTGCCGGCGCTCGCGGAAAGCTGTGCGTCGGCAAGCGCCTCGAGCCATTGCGCGTGCCAGGCGTCATACGCAGTTTCGGCCTGGCCGGCCCGCGAGCGCGCGGTCGCGCAGCCGCGGTCCGCTTCGCGCACGCGGTCCTCGAGGCTCTCCTTCTGCGCGAGCGTCTTTTCGGCCGTCTGCACGTATGTCTCGGCGATCGCGACGAGCGCCGCCAACCCGTCGGCGTCGTCGGCGCGGGATACGGCACGCAGCGCCGCACGCAACGCGTGTTCGGTCGCGGTGCGCGCATCGCGGATCGTCGCGAGCTCGCGGCGCTGCCGGTCGAGCTCCAGCTGCGCGGCCAAAACCGAATCGCGCTTCGCCAGCCAGTCGTTCATGTCGGCGAGCGGCATGCCCGGCACGCCGGCGGCCGTCGCGAGTTCCGCCCACGCGCTGCGATGCGCGGCGAGCTCACGCTCGCGCTCGTCCATCGCCGCCTGCCGGCGCGCGAGCACTGCGCGCGCCGACTCGACCTGCTGACGCAGCGATTGCAGCGTCGCCGCCGCCTGCGTCGTGCCGAGCCGGGAATCGACGAGCTCGTCCGCGAGCCGGATCGCATCGTCGACCGCCGGCGCGCCGGCGTCGAGGCCGACCGTGCCGCGCTTGATGTCGCCCCACGCGCCGTCGCGGCGCGCGCGCGCCGCCAGCACGTCCGCGGTCGTGACGACCTTGTGCGTCTCCGCGAAATGCCGCTCCTGCAGTTCGAGGCGTTCGAGTTCTTCGCGCGCGCCGTCGCGTGCATCGCGCGCGGCTGCCGCCGCACTCGCGCGCTCGCTGGCTTCGTTCAGCAGCACGCCGAGCCGCGCGGCCGACGGCACATCGAGCACCCGCAGCGCATCGACCGGCCGGCGCCACTGGCCGAGCGCATCGAGCGCGTCGGCGAGCGTGCGTTCGACGGCTGCGATGTCGCGTTCGAGCGCCTGTTCCCGCTGAGCGCTGCCGCGCAAACCCTGCGCATCGGCAAGCGCGGTGCGAAGTGCCTGCGGCACATCGACGGTGGACACGCGCGCCAGTTGTTCCTGCGCGTGCGCGAGTTCGCGCGTGCGCTCGTCGAGCGATTCGCGCGCGCCGATCAGCGCCTGATGCAGTGCGCCGTGTTCACGCAGCAGGTTGGTAACCGTCTTCAGCGACAGCGCCTTCGGCAGCGCCGCGCGCAGCGCCGCTTCGTCCGCGGGCCAGCCGAGCTGCGCCGCGGCGGCCGCTGCCGCGGACAGATGCCGCTCGACGTCGGCGCCGAGCAGCAGCAGATCCTGCGCGTGGTTCATGCAGGCGCCGCGCAAGCGGTCGAGCGCTTCGATGTCGCCGGCGAGCGCGAGCGCGTCGGCATCGGGAACGATCGCGTCGCGCGCTTGCCGTTTCGCGAGCAGGTCCGCGCGACGCTCTTCGAGCACCTTCTGCTCGGCAGCCAGATCGCCTTGCGCCTTCAGCAAGTCCGCGTACGCGCTGGGCGGCAGCTCGACGACGGCGCCCAGTTCCGCGAGCGCCGCTTCCTTGAAGGTCAATTCCTTCAGATACGGCGCGAGCCGCCGCACGCGCTCGAGCTTCGAGCGCAGCGTTTCGAGCCGGCGCTGCTCGGCGCGCGCCCGTTCGATTTCCTGATCGACGGCTTCGCGGGCCTCCTTGCGGTCGACCCAGTCACGCGTGCGCACCTGCACCGCCTTCAGTTCGCCCACCGCTTCGTTGAAGGACATCTCGGCCACCGCGAACGCGCTGCCGCTGCGCCGCGGCGCCCACAGCTCGCCCGAGCGCGCTTCCAGCTCCTCGCGCACCGGCCCGAGACTGCCGACGCCCGCCGCCGATTCGAACAGCACCTGGCCGAGCTTGTCGGACGCGTCGAGAATGCTCCTGCCGCCCTCGACCAGCCGCCCGTGATCGAGCCCGAACATCTGCTCGAAGAATTCGCGCGTCGCGCCGTCGAGAATCGCCGCGAGGTAATCGTCGGGCAGTTTGTCGTCGGCAGGCGTGCGCAACGAGCTGCGCCCGCGTGCGCGGTGAAACGCGAGCGTGCCTGCGTTGCCCTCCAGCACGCCGCCGATCCGCAGCTCCGGCGTGCTGTGGAGGAAATCGAGCGGCGTCTGCAGCTTCATCCCGAACAGCAGCTCCGACACGGCCGTGCGGATCGTCGACTTGCCGGCCTCGTTGGGCCCGACGATCACATGAAAATCGTGGTCCGCGCGCGGAAAGCCGAGCGCCGCGTCGGTGAATTTGCCGTACCTGATCAGGTCGAGTCGCTTGATGCGCATCGTTCACTCCCCCTGCGCCAGGCGCGCCAGCAACGCGGGGCCGACCTGCTGCACCAGTGCCGTCAGCTCGCCGGACCGCGCCAGCGACAGCAGCGGCACCTCTTCCTTCACCTCGCTGCGCACCTTGCCGACGAACGGCTTCAGGTCGCGTTCGAGCTGCGCGAGAAATTCCGGATCGTGCGCGGCGTCCGCGAGGATCTGCTTCAGGTCCTCGAGCGCCTCGAGCTGCTCGGTCTCGCCATGCGACAGATCCATCGCGGACGTCGCGACCTTGACCTTCTCGAGCCAGAGCCGCTCGTTGCCGATGATGCCGATCTGGTTCAGCACTTCCGCGCGCAGCTGCGTCGCGCGCCCGAAGAACAGCCCGTGCGCGGGCGTGCGGCCCGTGACCGTCACGCGCACCGCGCGCGGCACGTGGCCGTCGACCGTCAGCAGCGCTTCGAGCGACTGGCCGATCTTCCGCGCGAGGTCGGCGATCGTGACGCAATCGGCCGCATCGACCGCGACGGCCTCCCAGCGCAGCACGTCGAGATACAGGCGCTCGACGCGCGTCTCGCCGCCCTCGACCGTGACGAGCACCGCGCCGCGCCGGCCCGTCTCGCGGATGTGCCGGCCCTGCAGGTTCCCCGGAAACACGATCGTCGACGGCCCCGACCATTGCTGGAACTCGTGGACGTGCCCGAGCGCCCAGTAGTCGTAGCCTTTCGCGTGCAGCTCCGCGAGCGTGCAGGGCGCGTAGCTCGCGTGCGCCGTGTAGCCCTCGAGCGCCGTATGCAGCACGCCGATGTTGTAGCAGCCGGGCACGGGTTCCGGATAGCCGATCGCGAGATTCTCGACGACCGCCTTGTCCTTGAAGCTCTGCCCGTGCAGCGCCACGTTGAATTCGTGCAGGCGATGGACTTCCGGCTTGCGGTGGCTGAACACCGTGACGTTGTCCGGCAGCGTGAGCTTCTTCGTCATCTCGCTCTCGGCGTCGTGGTTGCCCCACAGCACGAACGCACGGATGCCCGCCTTGCGCAGACGCCCCATCTGCTGGCCGAAGAAGATGCCGGTGTTGTGATCCTTCCAGTCGCCGTCGTAGAGATCGCCGGCAATGACGAGAAAGGCCACCTCCTCCTCGATCGCGCGATCCACGAGCTGCCGCAGCGCGTCGCGCGACGCGTTGCGCAGTTGCGCGGCCGGCGCATCGGGATAGGCGCTCAGGCCGTGCAGCGGGCTGTCCAGGTGAATGTCTGCCGCATGGATGAACTTCACGAAGAATCCTCTGGTTCATGACGATGGGCGATGCCGCGGCGATTGCGCGCTGAACGAAGCCCGCACCGTCGATGGGGCGATGCGCGTCGCAACCGCTGCGAGGGCGTCGCCCTGCGGGCGGGATGGTACCCGAAAGCCGGCGCGCGGCATGTGCGGGGCCCGGAACGCCGGCAAGCGCGTGGTGGCTCCGGCTCGACAAACGTGCTGGTCGAAGCATGGTAGACGCGATGCATCATGGCGTCGTGCGATGTTTCGCTGTCGACTGGCGAAGCTGCCCGCACATTTGCGACGCACGCGGGGTTCGACGTGCGTCGCGATGCAGCAAGGTGAGATCGGTGTGGAAGCCTGGCGGAGTCACGCGTCACGATGATGATCGTTGTACCCGCTTTGCCCGCAGCGGCGAGCTTGCCTCGCTATTTAAGCATGGCGCGCCGGCGATCGGCATCCCGACGCGGACCGCCCGCGGCGAACCGATCGGCCTATGGTCAGCCGGATCTTTTGCGGAGCGACTCGAACGACTAGATTCGCGTGCGAGCGCTGACGGCAGCGCCTATCTCCACAAAATGACGCAGCCCGGTCACATAGGTGATCGGGCTGCTTCCATCGACTTCGCGGTTCTGCTCAATCGCGGCCCGAATCGAAGCGGGCCGCGTGTTCGCTCAAAGCGTTCTGCTTACAGCGCACCGCCTTGCGCCGACGCCGAGCCCTTCAATCCGACCGATGCGCCGCCCTGTACCGGGTTCGCCGCACCTTCGAGCGCTTCGCCGGCCTTCGCCTTCGCGTTGCCCGCGACGTCGCCGGCCGTCGAGACCGCACCTTGCGCGTGGCTCTTCGCGGAACTTGCGACGCGCTTCACGTGCGCCTTCGCCGAATGCGCGGCCGACGTTGCCGCGTCCTTCGCCGAGCCGGCTGCCGATCCCACAGCGTGGGTCGCGCCGCCGACTGCGTTGCCCGCGGCCGAGCCCACGCCGCTGACTGTGTTGTCGACGCCGTGCAGCGCCCCGCCGACGAGATTGCCCGCGCCCGCACCCGAGCCCGCCGCGTTCGCGCCGGCACCCGCCTGCACGCCCACGCCGCCGCCGAGCAACGGCGTCTGAACTTGTGCGCCAACGCCAGCGGAGCCCGCGGCGCCCGTCTGAGCCGTTTGTGCGAAGGCAGCCGATGCGATTGCCGTCAGCGCAGCGCCGAGCAGAACCGTACGAAGCTTGTTCATGGTCATTCTCCCTAAAGACGTTGTTGCTGCGGGCCGCCTGTCGCGGCTTGTCGCATGCCTCGCCGCGACGTGCGGCAGGTGGAGCTAATGTAGCGATGCCAACGCCGAAAACCGGCGAATTGCAGCGACTGTTACTTCGGTTGCAAATGCTGACGATTGACTCACAGTGTTTGACAATCATGTCGGCGGGCCGCTGATCGAGCGGCCCGCAATCGGGGACATGGGCGATTACGACGTGATGCCGTTGGCTGATAGCGAACCTCTCCGTTCACGTAGTGATCCGAAACATATGTGTAGCGCCACGGGTATGAAGTGGCGCGGCAAGCAGCTGCCGCACGTGCCGACGGCAACATTGCGGGCAGCACCGCATTACGGCTATAAATCAGGCATGGACACGAATCGCTGGACTCACGACCCCGTCGGTGCGTTTCTCGCGTGGCAGCAAACGGCTGCCAGGGGAGCCGACCGTCGTCCGTTTGCGCCGCGATCGATCGTGCAGCACACAGCGATGTTCGAGCGGTTCTTGCGCCATCTCGTCGCGCATCGCGTGTCGCTCGCCACGTTCGGCGCCGATCACGTGGCGGCGTTTTTGAGCGAACTGGAGCGCAGTTGCGCGCCCGGCACGTCGACGCGCGTGCGCTACGCGAAGCTGATCGACAGACTGTGCCGACATCTCGTCGAAACCGGTGTACGCACCATCCATCCGGCCGGCCGGACGACGCACAACGCAGGATGGCCGGACAGCGAACCCGAACCGTGCTATCTGCCGACCGAAGCCGACACGGCGCTGCAGCGCTACGTGCAGCCGCGTCCTGGAGATACGCCCACCGCATGCCGGAACCGCGCGATCGTTGCAGTGCTGCTCGGGACCGGCATCACGTCGGCCGAAATTCGTGCGGCGACGCGCAATGCGCTCGATCTCGACGCACGGCCACCGTCGATCAGCGTACCGCGCACGCATGCGAGGCCCGCGCGTACGATCCCGGTCGCGCCGTTTGCGGTTGCGCCGCTCGGCGCGTGGTGCGCGATGTCCGTCGATGCGCCGGTCTCCACGTTGCTCTTTCCTGCTCCGCGAAGCGGCGCTGCGATGAACGACATGTTCCTGCTGATGGTCGTGCGCGACGCGCTGAAAGCGATCGGCTTTCACGCAACCGATCTCGGGCCGCGCGTACTGCGCAATACGTATGCGCGTCGCCAGTTGCTCGACGGCCGATCGCATGCCGATGTCAGCGCGCTGCTCGGCCTGAGCAGCGCAAGAACGGTCACGCGAATCGGCAGAACCCTCGCGCCCGACGCTGCGGCGGATCGTGCCGCGCACGAGCGGTGATCGAAGCGACACGCACGACGGTGCGCAGCGGACGCTAGTCGCGTCGAGTGGTCTGGACCAGATGCAGAATGCGCCTGTCGTACGGCGACTGCATGACTTCCGCGATCCGCACGTCGGATGCGGCCGGATGCAGCGGATTGAGCAGGAAGTTATGCGCATGCGGCACGACCGCGCTCGGCACGCGCAGCAACGCGCTCGGCTTCGTCTGCAGCCACTCGGTGCCGGCGCTGCGTGTCCAGTCGACGTTCTCACGCCAATCTGCAGGCGCGTCGCCTTCGGAAATCTCGGCAACGTCGACCGATTCAGACGCTTCGATGCGGAGAAGCTGGTATCCGCTCGGCAACTGCGCAACGGTGGCGATTTCGAAGTGAACGAGCGTCTCGAGCAGCGCCAGCGCCGGATGCTCGGCGAGATACACGACCGGCTGCCCCGCAAAATGCCAGCGGCCGCCCGCACGCAATCCGCCGATGCCCTTCAGGTCGGCGTAATTGCTGATCCGCCACAGCGTCGTCAAGCGAAGTACCCTTCGTCGATCTGCGTGAGCGCCTCTTCGACGAGCCGCGCGCCGTGCTCGGTGCTTGCCATGTCGAGCGAGGTCCGGCCGCCGAAGCGCTGAAGCCCGCTGCGCAACCACGCCATCGCCTTGTCCGGGTCGCCGAAGGTGGCGGTCGCCTGCGCGACGATCCGCGCGAGACGGATCGCCTTGTCGGACTCTTCGGGAGACAGGCGCTCATGCGCCTGGCGACGATGACTCAATGTGCGACGCGGGATGATGAACGCGAGTTCGTCGGATTTCAATCCACGCTCCGAGAGTCGATCAATCACCGCGACGTCGACACGCGCGCTCGCCAGCTCGGCGAGATCGGCTCCGGAGCGAACGCGAATCGCGAGCAACTGCTCCAGGATCGTAAATTCGGCCTGGCGCGGGTGGGCAATGCCCGATGGATGGAACGCGATTGTGCTCATGGGTGTGCTCCGGCAATTTGCCCAATCATTATAGGCGTTTTGCCGGAGGCTGGGGGCGGATGTAGCCGGGAGGGAAGGTTGTGCCGTTCGTTGACTACCGGCGCTGTCGCTGTATTTGTGGCCGGAACCGGCCGGGGAGTGGCGGTCGAATTGTTCAGTATATAAAGTGACGCGGAACGTCATACGGTTGTCACGTGACAAATTTTCCGATGGGTACGTCGGTGCGTGCGGGGCTGGCACGTCCGCAGGTCGGGGCGCAGCGAAGGTTCGCCGGTCATTCGCTGTCGAAATCCGGCCGTCGGTTGGGTCTTTACTGCGACCATGTCGTCGGATTCGTTCACGCAACCAAGTTGAAGGGCCGGCGATTTTCACTTTGAGCAGACAGATGCTCATCGGGCCGATGACGGATTTCCCATAAGCGTCCAGAAAACGTCCCCGCTCGAAGACAGCGTGTTCGCATGCTCGCGGCGCATTGATATATACGGGATCGCCGCGACTACACGCCTGAAGCGGACTTGATCGAGCCTTCACGTGAATGATCTGCTGGGCGCAATGGCGCATCCGAACGATCTGGCAGATCCATGAAGGTGCAACGGTGGACGTGAGCCGCAAGGCGCAAGGTAACGACCACCAAGTTTCGCTCTACAGTTAGCTTTCCTACAAAAAATTTCCGGCGTCCGTCCGATGCCGCATCGCCATCAATTTAGTACAAACGACTTCGCCCCTAACAAGCGGCATCTCCCGCCGACCGTTTACTCAGTTGCAACAATTATTCGCCGGAACGCGTATTTCCGTCCGGTATCTCGCTCGCTACGATGCAATCACACCGCTCGACACAACCAGCGAAGCGCGAAATCTACGAAAAACGGAGGTCACCATGAAGTCCTTTATCTACGCAGTTGCCGCTGCTACCGCGCTGTCCGCATCCGCTGCCGCGCTCGCGCAGTCGAATTCGTCCGGCCAGCTGACGCGCGAGCAAGTCCGCGCTGAACTGATCCAGCTCGAACAGGCCGGATACAAGCCCGAACTCTCAGACGCCCACTACCCGAACGCGCTGCAAGCTGCCCAGGCCCGTATGACGAACAACGACACAACGGGTTACGGTGCTCAGGCCGGTGCCGGTGTGCGTGCCGGCCGGGTCGTTGCCATCAAGCAGGACGCTCGCGAGTCGATCTACTTCGGTGAATAAGCGCGACGCGTCGAGCCTGCGCGCCACCCCGCCGCCGTTCATCGGGGCGGGTATTGCATTCCCGCGGCTCCTATTTGCATGCAACGCGACGCACGGACCGGCCGTCTTCGTGTCACGCAGCGTGCCTCCTTTTGCGCATAGAATGGCCGCGTGGTCGGTGCCGGCCGAAGCGAATGCAACCGAACCGCGAGTCTCAGGACACTCTGCACTCGCTGGCCGCCCGATGCCGCATTCATCGCATTTCTCGCAAAGGAGCGGTTTCATGTCTCAAGCATCCGGATCCATGATCACCTTTCGCCGCCCGGACGGCCAGGAACTGCAGGGCTATCTGGCTACGCCGGAAAAGACCGACGGCGCGCCCGCGGTCGTCGTCATCCAGGAATGGTGGGGCCTGAATGACCAGATCCGCGGCGTCGCCGACCGGCTCGCCCGGGCCGGGTACTTCGCGCTCGTTCCCGACCTGTACCGCGGGAAATCGACGGTCGAGGCGGAGGAGGCGCACCACCTGATGAGCGCGCTCGACTTCGGCGACGCAGCGTCGCAGGACATTCCCGGCGCGGTGCAGTACCTGAAGACGCGCGCCGCGCGCATCGCCGTCACCGGCTTCTGCATGGGCGGCGCACTGACCCTGCTCGCGCTGCAGAACGCCGACGTGGCGGCCGGCGTCGCATGGTACGGCCTACCCCCGCTCGACTACATCGACGCATCGAAGATCAAGGTGCCCGTGATGGGCCACTGGGCGACGCAGGATGCGTTCTTTACGATCGATCAGGTGGACGCGCTGGAAAAGAAGCTGACGGACGCGAACGTCGGCATCGAATTCCATCGCTATCTCGCGCACCATGCGTTTGCAAACGAGACGGCGGTCGGTCCGGGCCGCATCGGCGGTACGCAATACGATCCGGCATGGTCGCAGATCGCATGGGACCGGACGCTCACGTTCCTCGGCCGCACGCTCTGGAGCAAGTGATCCGCTGACCGGCGTTGCTGCTGCTGCGCTTGAAAACGAAACGCCACGGATCGACTCCGTGGCGTTGTCCGTTTACAGGAGTGCATGCGGGACCGCGGGCGCGCCGTTTCGCATTACCCACCACCACCTCATCGGTACGCTGGCCGAAATCGCAACGCTCGACGCTACGCGTCGATGCCGGCAGAGCGTCTTATACGATGGCTGCTCTAATGGCGGGCATCAACTTCGCAGAACACATCGCGAACGACGCCACTTCCTGACCGTTGCAACTGTCGCGCACCAAGCACGCCACGTCAGCGCCGAATATCGCTCACGACACGCAGGTCCCGCGCAGCGCCGCCTCGTCGGCAGCCAGCATCTCGGGCACGCATTCCCGCAGGAACTCGACGAACGTCCGGATCTTCGCGTCGAGGTACTGCCGCGACGGATACAGCGTGTAGACCGTCAGCTTCTGCAGCCGGTATTCGGGCAGCACGCGAACCAGCGCGCCGCTGCGCAGTGCCGGCACCGCGGTCGACATCGGCAGCGAGCCGATGCCGAGACCGGCGCGCAGCGCCGCGCCGAGCGCATCGGCAACATTCACCTGAAAATCGGGCAACGGAAGCTCGAAGGTCTCCCGGCCGTCAGGGCCGTCGAGATGCCAGCGGTCGCGCGGAAACACCGGCGTGACGATCTGCAGGCAGGCATGCGCTTCGAGGTCCTTGATCGTCTGCGGCGTACCGTGTGCGCGCAGGTACGCGGGCGACGCGCACAGCACGCTGTGCACGGTGCCGAGCCGCTGCGACACGAGCCCGGAATCGGGCAGCTCCGTCGTGCTCAATTGCAGCGACACGTCGTAGCCTTCGTCGATGATGTCGGGCACATGCTGCGACAGCGTCAGCTCGACCGCCACCGATGGATAGCGCTCGCGGTAGCGCACGACTGCAGGCACCACGTACGCCTGGCCGAAGCTCGTCGTCGCGTGCACGTGCAGCCGGCCCGACGGCTTGGCCTGCGCGTCCGCCGCTTCCGCCTCGGCCTCGTCGATGTAGGCGAGCACCCGCTGGCAGCGATCCAGGTAGCGCTGCCCCGCATCGGTGAGCGCGATGCGGCGCGTGCTGCGATTGAGGAGGCGCGTGCGCAGATGCGTTTCCAGTTGCGCAACCGAACGCGACGCGTAGGCGGTCGTGATGTCCAGGCGCTGGGCCGCGCTCGTGAAGCTGCCTTCCTCCGCGACGCGGACAAAAATGCGCATCATCTGTAACGTATCCATCGGCCTGTCTCCGGGATTGAAATCGCGTCGCAGCAGCGCCCTCTCCGGCACGGCACGGGCTGGCGCGAATCGTGCGGAACAGTACCGCAGCGGTGCAGACGTGTCCAGCTTGCAGCAGGCGCGCTCGGGGAACGCGGTTCGCGCGCGGCAGCCAACGCCGACGACCAACCGTGCCGGCTGCGCAAGCAGGCGGGCGCGCGGCGCGGCGCGGCCCTCACTTTACGTACGCCGTGCAGCGTCGCACTCAGGCGCGTTCGAAGTCGAACGGATTGCTCAGCACGATGGTGTCGTCGCGCTCCGGTCCGGTCGTGATCAGCGAAACCGGCACGCCCGCGACCGCCTCGACCCGCTCGATGAAAGCCTGCGCGGCACGCGGTAATGCCGCACGCTCACGTACGCCTTTCACCGTGCCGTCCCAGCCGGCGAATTCCTCGTAGATGGGCCGCACGCGCAACTGCGCATCGAGGCTCGTGGGCAAGTGAGCGATGCGGGCGCCGTCGAGTTCGTAGCCGACGCACAGCGCGATCGACTCGAACCCGTCCAGCACGTCGAGCTTGGTCAGCGCCAGCGAATCGATGCCGGACACCTTGACGGCCTGGCGCAGCTGGACGGCGTCGAGCCATCCGCAGCGGCGCGGCCGGCCGGTATTGACGCCGAATTCCCGCCCGCGGGTGCGCAATCGCTCGCCGGTCGCGTTGTCGAGTTCGGTGAGGAACGGGCCGCCCCCGACCCGTGTCGCATAGGCCTTGGTCACGCCCAGCACATGGCCGAGCTTCGATGCGCCGAGACCGGTGCCGGCGGCCGCCGCCGACGCGACCGTGCCCGACGAGGTCACGAACGGATACGTGCCCCAGTCGATGTCCAGCATCACGGCTTGCGAGCCTTCGAACAGGATGCGCTCGCCGCGCGCGTGAGCGTCGTTGAGGTCGGCCCACACCGGCCGCACGAACGGCAGCACCTTGGGCGCGAGGTCAACGAGCATCGGCAGCATCGCGTCGCGCGAGCTTGGCGCGAGCCCAAGACCGCGAAACCACGCGTTGTGGTGGTCGACCAGTACGTCGAGTTTGTCGGCGAGCCGGTCCGGTTCCGCGAGATCGGCGACGCGCAGTGCGCGGCGGCCGACCTTGTCTTCATAGGCGGGGCCGATCCCGCGCAGCGTCGTGCCGATCGGTTCGCGGCGCAACTGCTCCTGTGCACAATCGACGGCCCGGTGAATCGGCAGGACCAGCGTGGCATTCTCGGCGATCGACAGGTTGTCCGGCGTCACCGCGACCCCGAGCTCCGCCATGCGCGCGATCTCGGCGAGCAGCGCTTGCGGGTCGAGCGCGACGCCGTTGCCGATCACGCCCGGCTTGCCGCGTACCAGCCCGCTCGGCAACAGCGCAAGCTTGTAGGTCTCCCCGTCGACGACCAACGTATGTCCCGCGTTGTGGCCGCCGTTGTACCGCGCGACGATGTCGGCCTGCCCCGCGAGCCAGTCCACCAGACGCCCCTTGCCCTCGTCGCCCCACTGCGCGCCCACCACCACGACATTCGGCATGGCCGATCCTCCATGTGATAAATCCAGACATATACGCCGGCCATCGGCCGCTTGAACGCAATAGTGGCGTAGTCCCGCTTGCGCGATCAAACGATTAAAGCTAATAATTCGCGTGAGGAAATCTCACAGATCTGGATAAATGGCCCGGCGACTCCCACCGTTGAATTCATTGCGCGCATTCGAAGCCGCCGCCCGACTCGGCAGCTTCACGCTGGCCGCCGACGAGCTGTGCGTCACGCATGGCGCGATCAGCCGGCATGTCCA of the Burkholderia ubonensis genome contains:
- a CDS encoding dienelactone hydrolase family protein; this translates as MSQASGSMITFRRPDGQELQGYLATPEKTDGAPAVVVIQEWWGLNDQIRGVADRLARAGYFALVPDLYRGKSTVEAEEAHHLMSALDFGDAASQDIPGAVQYLKTRAARIAVTGFCMGGALTLLALQNADVAAGVAWYGLPPLDYIDASKIKVPVMGHWATQDAFFTIDQVDALEKKLTDANVGIEFHRYLAHHAFANETAVGPGRIGGTQYDPAWSQIAWDRTLTFLGRTLWSK
- a CDS encoding DUF4148 domain-containing protein, translated to MKSFIYAVAAATALSASAAALAQSNSSGQLTREQVRAELIQLEQAGYKPELSDAHYPNALQAAQARMTNNDTTGYGAQAGAGVRAGRVVAIKQDARESIYFGE
- a CDS encoding RES family NAD+ phosphorylase, which codes for MTTLWRISNYADLKGIGGLRAGGRWHFAGQPVVYLAEHPALALLETLVHFEIATVAQLPSGYQLLRIEASESVDVAEISEGDAPADWRENVDWTRSAGTEWLQTKPSALLRVPSAVVPHAHNFLLNPLHPAASDVRIAEVMQSPYDRRILHLVQTTRRD
- a CDS encoding metallophosphoesterase family protein; the protein is MKFIHAADIHLDSPLHGLSAYPDAPAAQLRNASRDALRQLVDRAIEEEVAFLVIAGDLYDGDWKDHNTGIFFGQQMGRLRKAGIRAFVLWGNHDAESEMTKKLTLPDNVTVFSHRKPEVHRLHEFNVALHGQSFKDKAVVENLAIGYPEPVPGCYNIGVLHTALEGYTAHASYAPCTLAELHAKGYDYWALGHVHEFQQWSGPSTIVFPGNLQGRHIRETGRRGAVLVTVEGGETRVERLYLDVLRWEAVAVDAADCVTIADLARKIGQSLEALLTVDGHVPRAVRVTVTGRTPAHGLFFGRATQLRAEVLNQIGIIGNERLWLEKVKVATSAMDLSHGETEQLEALEDLKQILADAAHDPEFLAQLERDLKPFVGKVRSEVKEEVPLLSLARSGELTALVQQVGPALLARLAQGE
- a CDS encoding LysR family transcriptional regulator encodes the protein MDTLQMMRIFVRVAEEGSFTSAAQRLDITTAYASRSVAQLETHLRTRLLNRSTRRIALTDAGQRYLDRCQRVLAYIDEAEAEAADAQAKPSGRLHVHATTSFGQAYVVPAVVRYRERYPSVAVELTLSQHVPDIIDEGYDVSLQLSTTELPDSGLVSQRLGTVHSVLCASPAYLRAHGTPQTIKDLEAHACLQIVTPVFPRDRWHLDGPDGRETFELPLPDFQVNVADALGAALRAGLGIGSLPMSTAVPALRSGALVRVLPEYRLQKLTVYTLYPSRQYLDAKIRTFVEFLRECVPEMLAADEAALRGTCVS
- a CDS encoding tyrosine-type recombinase/integrase, yielding MDTNRWTHDPVGAFLAWQQTAARGADRRPFAPRSIVQHTAMFERFLRHLVAHRVSLATFGADHVAAFLSELERSCAPGTSTRVRYAKLIDRLCRHLVETGVRTIHPAGRTTHNAGWPDSEPEPCYLPTEADTALQRYVQPRPGDTPTACRNRAIVAVLLGTGITSAEIRAATRNALDLDARPPSISVPRTHARPARTIPVAPFAVAPLGAWCAMSVDAPVSTLLFPAPRSGAAMNDMFLLMVVRDALKAIGFHATDLGPRVLRNTYARRQLLDGRSHADVSALLGLSSARTVTRIGRTLAPDAAADRAAHER
- the parS gene encoding antitoxin Xre/MbcA/ParS toxin-binding domain-containing protein, giving the protein MSTIAFHPSGIAHPRQAEFTILEQLLAIRVRSGADLAELASARVDVAVIDRLSERGLKSDELAFIIPRRTLSHRRQAHERLSPEESDKAIRLARIVAQATATFGDPDKAMAWLRSGLQRFGGRTSLDMASTEHGARLVEEALTQIDEGYFA
- a CDS encoding ATP-binding protein, with product MRIKRLDLIRYGKFTDAALGFPRADHDFHVIVGPNEAGKSTIRTAVSELLFGMKLQTPLDFLHSTPELRIGGVLEGNAGTLAFHRARGRSSLRTPADDKLPDDYLAAILDGATREFFEQMFGLDHGRLVEGGRSILDASDKLGQVLFESAAGVGSLGPVREELEARSGELWAPRRSGSAFAVAEMSFNEAVGELKAVQVRTRDWVDRKEAREAVDQEIERARAEQRRLETLRSKLERVRRLAPYLKELTFKEAALAELGAVVELPPSAYADLLKAQGDLAAEQKVLEERRADLLAKRQARDAIVPDADALALAGDIEALDRLRGACMNHAQDLLLLGADVERHLSAAAAAAAQLGWPADEAALRAALPKALSLKTVTNLLREHGALHQALIGARESLDERTRELAHAQEQLARVSTVDVPQALRTALADAQGLRGSAQREQALERDIAAVERTLADALDALGQWRRPVDALRVLDVPSAARLGVLLNEASERASAAAAARDARDGAREELERLELQERHFAETHKVVTTADVLAARARRDGAWGDIKRGTVGLDAGAPAVDDAIRLADELVDSRLGTTQAAATLQSLRQQVESARAVLARRQAAMDERERELAAHRSAWAELATAAGVPGMPLADMNDWLAKRDSVLAAQLELDRQRRELATIRDARTATEHALRAALRAVSRADDADGLAALVAIAETYVQTAEKTLAQKESLEDRVREADRGCATARSRAGQAETAYDAWHAQWLEALADAQLSASAGTLAAAEGALGLATTVTVELAAADAPRNRMAAIRAELAALEAGARRLAGALAPSWLAGDDWLDVARRLTVRLAAARETARAVDRADEAVTQADDKVADAAAAVAGAQARVQPLLQLAAVATIDAALPLAERSDRQRALRQAVDAAKQALVRDGDGLSQSAIEAEVEEQDLADVPALLESAKQALGDVGKRLNELAQKQVVAEQAFGAIDGQANAAVAEAKRQEALAAMGDAAEQYLEAATASRLLKWATDRYRDQKQGPMLKRAGEIFAGLTLGEFARLTVDTERTPPALHAKRTKGTAVEVTGMSEGTRDQLFLALRIAALELQLRNRTALPFVADDLFINFDDARAKAGLEALRDLSTRTQVLFLTHHDHLLPLVRDVFGVQVNVVALQREAAGA